The following are encoded in a window of Parambassis ranga chromosome 15, fParRan2.1, whole genome shotgun sequence genomic DNA:
- the LOC114447279 gene encoding neurofilament medium polypeptide, which translates to MDDRLLQGVYSHQRRVVVRGSPTDMISTKPLSGKFSEKELMHGLNDRLAGFIEKVHQLEHHNHLLEREIEEIRGKAKPAACLEGEYGPELQRLRQLVQDIAHQKHQIEVDHQNLEEELSNLRRQHEQETRSRADTESNIIVLKKDMNEAYQAKLQLDKKAQSLVDEMHFLKRNHEAEVSEMFEQIQDAELSTRDHGFGDPGVTAALREIRAQLEGHTATDVQQIEETFRSQFARLTEAAETKREALKATQQEIQECRRRLQAKNIELDCAKGTREALEKQLHDVEDRHKEEIIHYQNTIKELENELINCKFDMSAYLREYQDLLNVKMALDVEILSYRKLLCGEEARLSTVSDSHISLPYIYHQSPTYTLPCLSRPGGSRRRVEPQYKFVEEIITETTREIEMSEFEETGSEETEVGKDEQQAKGEGRGSSEEEGNNKDSGEEESDQMCGGQQNQVAAEDNSVTKSVGESPSNIDERETEAADNNKDLAKNTRREEEDKLKRVAETTHEEKEASVTVRTVQPDLSSTEHVLMSDIPVEGELRTTSEVREEDNFVSTLTKKPVDETSANKTQEQSNAQDQASEAGDKTTESPLSTKAGTVLEKAQVVSSSSTSNAVEIKGIHTEPREVNKSDAKSEGMVSNTSQDAKHKSNKEQDSESGL; encoded by the exons ATGGACGACAGACTCCTTCAAGGTGTGTATTCACATCAGAGACGCGTCGTGGTGAGAGGGTCGCCCACTGACATGATTTCGACCAAACCCTTATCAGGAAAGTTCAGTGAGAAGGAACTGATGCATGGCCTGAACGATCGGCTTGCAGGGTTTATAGAGAAGGTGCACCAGCTGGAGCACCACAACCATCTGCTGGAGAGGGAGATTGAGGAGATCAGAGGGAAAGCAAAGCCCGCAGCTTGTTTGGAGGGGGAGTATGGACCGGAACTCCAAAGGCTGAGACAGCTGGTTCAGGATATCGCTCATCAGAAGCATCAGATTGAAGTCGATCATCAGAATTTAGAAGAAGAGCTGTCCAACCTGAGAAGACAGCACGAGCAGGAGACGCGCAGCAGAGCCGACACCGAGAGCAACATTATAGTCCTGAAGAAGGACATGAATGAAGCGTACCAAGCTAAGCTGCAGCTGGACAAAAAAGCACAATCTCTCGTGGATGAAATGCACTTCCTGAAGAGAAACCACGAGGCCGAGGTGTCAGAGATGTTTGAGCAAATCCAGGATGCAGAGCTGTCAACGAGAGACCACGGTTTTGGCGACCCTGGCGTCACTGCGGCACTCCGAGAGATCAGAGCGCAGCTGGAAGGTCACACTGCGACCGACGTGCAGCAGATAGAAGAAACTTTCCGATCTCAGTTTGCGAGATTAACAGAGGCAGCTGAGACTAAAAGAGAGGCGTTAAAGGCGACTCAGCAGGAGATTCAGGAGTGCAGGAGGCGCCTGCAGGCCAAAAACATCGAACTGGACTGCGCAAAAGGAACCAGAGAAGCACTGGAAAAGCAGCTCCATGATGTGGAGGACCGCCACAAAGAGGAAATCATTCACTATCAG AACACCATTAAAGAGCTTGAAAATGAGCTCATAAACTGCAAATTCGACATGTCTGCATACCTGAGAGAGTACCAGGACCTGTTAAATGTGAAGATGGCTTTGGATGTGGAGATATTGTCTTACAG GAAACTTCTCTGTGGCGAGGAGGCTCGGCTATCCACAGTGTCAGACTCTCACATCTCCCTGCCCTACATCTACCACCAGTCCCCTACTTACACCCTCCCTTGCCTCAGCAGACCAGGGGGCTCACGCAGACGAGTAGAACCACAGTACAAGTTTGTAGAGGAGATCATAACGGAGACCACCAGGGAAATCGAGATGTCAGAATTTGAGGAGACAGGATCTGAGGAGACTGAAGTAGggaaagatgagcagcaggccaaaggagaggggagagggagcaGTGAGGAAGAAGGTAATAATAAAGACAGTGGAGAGGAAGAAAGTGACCAGATGTGTGGTGGTCAGCAGAATCAAGTAGCAGCAGAAGACAATTCTGTAACTAAAAGTGTTGGAGAGAGTCCTAGTAACATagatgagagagagactgaagCTGCAGACAACAACAAAGACTTAGCTAAAAATACtcggagagaggaagaagataaACTTAAAAGAGTAGCTGAGACCACACATGAAGAGAAAGAAGCTTCAGTGACAGTGAGAACTGTTCAGCCTGATCTCTCTTCTACAGAACACGTTTTAATGTCAGACATCCCAGTGGAGGGTGAACTGAGGACAACATCCGAGGTCAGGGAGGAAGATAATTTTGTCTCAACTCTAACAAAGAAGCCAGTAGATGAAACTTCAGCAAACAAAACTCAGGAGCAAAGCAATGCGCAAGATCAAGCTTCAGAAGCAGGTGATAAAACCACAGAGAGCCCTCTGTCCACAAAGGCTGGGACAGTTTTAGAAAAGGCTCAAGTAGTAAGTTCCAGTTCAACAAGCAACGCTGTAGAAATAAAAGGCATACATACAGAGCCAAGGGAAGTCAACAAATCTGATGCAAAAAGTGAGGGAATGGTATCAAACACAAGTCAAGATGCCAAACACAAAAGCAATAAAGAGCAAGATTCAGAGTCAGGCCTTTAA